The following proteins come from a genomic window of Natrinema saccharevitans:
- a CDS encoding thiamine-phosphate synthase family protein codes for MQFVEEIVVDEFLPTVRSLLAGDLRDRGLTQSEVAEVLGISQSAVSKYAHGDVTVNDRIADDERVRDLVDELGSGLAGGEISPVQALIELEVLIRDLEGGGDLLAQLHEEAVPELADHGSSFRVHDPESDPRSSERVLSSLRRGLRVLETASGFTGLIPAVGSNLVACTPDAEGVDDVAGVPGRIFDVKGRATVPADPEFGVSEHVARVLLAARRHGADVAAGINVTYEPELIDELAQRGHVAAEFDESGDVASSVGAAIEEEPEATVLYQTGGMGIEPLIYVLGTDAESVADAIRSLV; via the coding sequence ATGCAATTCGTCGAAGAAATCGTCGTGGACGAGTTCCTTCCCACCGTCCGCTCGCTGCTGGCCGGCGACCTCCGCGACCGCGGGCTCACCCAGAGCGAGGTGGCCGAGGTCCTCGGCATCAGCCAGAGCGCCGTCTCGAAGTACGCCCACGGCGACGTGACCGTCAACGACCGTATCGCAGACGACGAGCGCGTCCGGGACCTCGTGGACGAACTCGGCAGCGGACTGGCCGGCGGCGAGATCTCGCCGGTCCAGGCCCTGATCGAACTCGAGGTCCTGATCCGCGATCTCGAAGGCGGCGGCGACCTCCTCGCGCAGCTCCACGAGGAGGCCGTCCCGGAACTGGCCGACCACGGCTCGAGCTTTCGGGTCCACGACCCCGAGAGCGACCCCCGCTCGAGCGAGCGGGTCCTCTCCTCGCTGCGCCGGGGACTGCGGGTCCTCGAGACCGCGAGCGGGTTCACGGGGTTGATCCCCGCGGTCGGCTCGAACCTCGTCGCCTGCACGCCCGACGCCGAGGGTGTCGACGACGTGGCCGGCGTCCCGGGCCGGATCTTCGACGTGAAGGGGCGGGCGACCGTCCCCGCCGATCCCGAGTTCGGCGTCTCAGAACACGTCGCGCGCGTGCTGCTGGCCGCCCGCCGCCACGGGGCCGACGTCGCCGCCGGGATCAACGTCACCTACGAGCCGGAACTGATCGACGAACTGGCCCAGCGGGGCCACGTCGCCGCCGAATTCGACGAATCTGGCGACGTCGCCTCGAGCGTCGGCGCGGCGATCGAGGAGGAACCCGAAGCGACCGTCCTCTACCAGACCGGCGGCATGGGGATCGAGCCGCTGATCTACGTCCTCGGGACCGACGCGGAGTCGGTCGCGGACGCGATCCGGTCGCTGGTCTGA
- a CDS encoding J domain-containing protein: MERPHEVLGLSPDADEQAVREAYRSLLTDHHPDQGGSRERFLEITDAYERLLGERRATDRDGGAIAEGAARYRVTYAPDPDAERDRHELTVSGEYLSLSLAGLVDGVDIASLVDGPVTAAATRTVAFLRAHNTGSRPLEWRGRANTSFIGSDGFLYEGSSIVAPHATDLPGRWTGVDVTLEPGRAVDGVVIAGEIPDDVAVEQVVYTQRAPDADGDGTGDTERYLFELRPLVRERLNRLPFERD; encoded by the coding sequence ATGGAGCGTCCCCACGAGGTCCTCGGTCTGTCCCCGGACGCCGACGAGCAGGCCGTCCGCGAGGCCTACCGATCGCTTCTCACGGACCACCATCCGGATCAGGGCGGCTCTCGGGAACGGTTCCTCGAGATCACGGACGCCTACGAGCGGCTTCTCGGAGAACGACGGGCGACCGACCGTGACGGCGGTGCGATCGCGGAGGGAGCGGCCCGCTATCGAGTGACCTACGCGCCCGATCCCGACGCGGAGCGGGACCGTCACGAACTGACCGTCAGCGGCGAGTACCTCTCGCTCTCGCTGGCCGGTCTCGTCGACGGCGTCGATATCGCGTCGCTGGTCGACGGCCCCGTGACCGCCGCAGCGACCCGAACCGTTGCCTTTCTCCGCGCCCACAACACCGGCTCCCGGCCGCTCGAGTGGCGGGGGCGGGCGAACACCTCCTTTATCGGCAGCGATGGATTCCTCTACGAGGGCTCGAGCATCGTCGCCCCCCACGCCACCGACTTGCCGGGCCGCTGGACCGGGGTCGACGTCACTCTCGAGCCGGGCCGAGCGGTCGACGGCGTCGTCATCGCCGGCGAGATTCCGGACGACGTCGCCGTCGAGCAGGTCGTCTACACCCAGCGCGCCCCCGACGCGGACGGCGACGGGACCGGTGACACCGAGCGGTACCTCTTCGAACTGCGGCCGCTGGTCCGCGAGCGGCTCAACCGGCTGCCGTTCGAGCGAGACTGA
- a CDS encoding DUF7557 family protein gives MSTSIRVSDETKAKLDRLKRDDESFDELLERLASDEEPITVGAWDSDTADRARDAIDRSRESFER, from the coding sequence ATGAGTACGTCCATCCGCGTCTCGGACGAGACGAAAGCAAAACTCGATCGCCTCAAGCGCGACGACGAGAGTTTCGACGAGTTGCTCGAGCGACTGGCGAGCGACGAAGAGCCGATCACCGTCGGTGCATGGGATTCGGACACCGCCGACCGGGCCCGCGACGCTATCGATCGCTCCCGTGAGAGTTTCGAGCGATGA
- a CDS encoding SDR family oxidoreductase, whose amino-acid sequence MPSTALVTGCSSGIGYETARALLEEGWRVYATARDRDRPGLERLADRGADLAALDLTEPGDIDRVVARIRGEAGGVDCLVNNAGYGQFGPVEDVPARLLERQFAVHCFGPHRLLRAVLPGMRERGRGRIVNVTSAADRLALAGIGGYTASKWALASLSDALRQELSETEIAVVVVQPGIVATPFYDRALAAVEDAAASAESPRPGVDGTTADRDPTTAARRNVTVVGSDGNTDLYRVLERVRAVEGGGPLVNEPERVAETVREAATARTPDTHYRVGPVPLLGSLYGTLVPATVRDRLTRLGIRLAASEPVLDLLERRTPAAAPDRYPRGDR is encoded by the coding sequence ATGCCATCGACCGCACTCGTGACCGGCTGTTCGTCCGGGATCGGCTACGAAACCGCCCGCGCGCTGCTCGAAGAGGGGTGGCGCGTCTACGCGACCGCCCGCGATCGGGACCGACCGGGCCTCGAGCGACTGGCCGACCGCGGGGCCGACCTCGCGGCGCTCGACCTGACCGAGCCCGGCGATATCGACCGCGTCGTCGCCCGGATCCGCGGGGAGGCCGGCGGCGTCGACTGTCTGGTCAACAACGCGGGCTACGGGCAGTTCGGGCCCGTCGAGGACGTGCCGGCGCGTCTGCTCGAGCGCCAGTTCGCGGTCCACTGTTTCGGACCCCACCGCCTGCTCCGTGCGGTGCTGCCGGGGATGCGCGAGCGCGGCCGCGGCCGGATCGTGAACGTGACCAGCGCCGCGGACCGACTCGCGCTGGCCGGCATCGGCGGCTACACGGCCTCGAAGTGGGCGCTGGCGAGCCTCAGCGACGCGCTTCGACAGGAGTTGTCGGAGACCGAGATCGCGGTCGTCGTCGTCCAGCCGGGGATCGTCGCGACGCCGTTCTACGACCGCGCGCTGGCGGCCGTCGAGGATGCAGCCGCGAGCGCGGAGTCGCCGCGACCCGGTGTCGACGGGACGACCGCCGATCGCGACCCCACGACCGCGGCGCGCAGGAACGTGACCGTCGTCGGATCGGACGGCAACACCGATCTCTATCGGGTCCTCGAGCGGGTCCGGGCCGTCGAAGGCGGCGGCCCGCTCGTCAACGAGCCCGAGCGGGTCGCCGAGACGGTTCGGGAGGCCGCGACCGCTCGAACTCCCGACACGCACTACCGCGTCGGGCCGGTCCCGCTGCTGGGATCGCTGTACGGCACCCTCGTCCCCGCGACGGTCCGAGACCGGCTCACTCGACTCGGGATCCGCCTCGCCGCGAGCGAACCCGTGCTGGACTTGCTCGAGCGCCGGACACCCGCCGCCGCGCCGGATCGGTATCCGCGCGGTGATCGATGA
- the leuS gene encoding leucine--tRNA ligase, with translation MTSHYDHAQVQEFWQYVWERDDVYELDDDAVDPTYVLGMFPYTSGTLHMGHVRNYAITDAYARYRRMCGDDVLHPMGWDAFGLPAENAAFERKTDPRSWTEACIRRMREELETMGFGYDWSREITTCDPDYYRWNQWLFERFHEAGLVEYEAATVNWCPDCETVLADAQVSETDGDRVCWRCETPVGRRELDQWFFAITDYAEELYEGLDDLEGWPEGVREIQRNWIGRQEGARITFDVSRDRDGDDDRGDDSDAGTVDVFSTRPETVHGATYLAVSPGHDLARELAEDDDAVADYVETVRDRDPDEVGFDGVETDATAVHPLTGAELPVYVAGYVLADVGTGAVMGVPAHNERDHAFAGEHDLPIERVIRPDDDAEIDVETEAYTGEGSLEESGEYDGTESQRARERIVAENDALEDDVTYRLRDWLISRQRYWGTPIPIVHCDDCGAVPVPEDELPVELPEFVRTTGNPLDAAEEWKATTCPDCGAPAERETDTMDTFVDSSWYYLRFLSPDLADAPFDTDRADDWMPVDVYVGGDEHAALHLLYTRFFTKALADLGLLEEREPIRELKSQGTVLYDGEKMSSSKGNVVTPEEYGAETTRLFVLSAAHPEQDFEWTANNVRGAYDLQQTLYGMATEFVDEGDARLERRGHDDYVAREIDRTIAAATEEYERFRFHRAATEIRELARLLRRYREYDRPHGEVYRRGLLTLAALIAPMAPHLGEECWNKLRGEGLVVEADWPEPDGDVAAYQRERRLVDRTLEDVRDIVDVADIDEPERIDLVVAADWKYRAAELVADAAGGDDGIDVDGIVDRLFDHGALEVTADRERVAAFVGRLTGRDGGDGEDVLPADRELAVLERADWLVTDEFDATVAVRQADADDDLAAKARPGKPAIRIE, from the coding sequence ATGACGAGTCATTACGATCACGCGCAGGTGCAGGAGTTCTGGCAGTACGTCTGGGAGCGCGACGACGTCTACGAACTCGACGACGACGCCGTCGACCCGACGTACGTCCTCGGGATGTTCCCCTACACGTCGGGGACGCTTCACATGGGCCACGTCCGCAACTACGCGATCACGGACGCCTACGCCCGCTACCGTCGAATGTGCGGCGACGACGTCCTCCACCCGATGGGGTGGGACGCGTTCGGTCTCCCCGCGGAGAACGCCGCCTTCGAGCGCAAGACCGATCCGCGCTCGTGGACCGAGGCCTGCATCCGACGGATGCGCGAGGAACTCGAGACGATGGGGTTTGGCTACGACTGGTCGCGCGAGATTACCACCTGCGACCCCGACTACTACCGGTGGAACCAGTGGCTGTTCGAACGCTTCCACGAGGCGGGTCTCGTCGAGTACGAGGCGGCGACGGTCAACTGGTGTCCGGACTGCGAGACGGTGCTGGCCGACGCGCAGGTCAGCGAAACCGACGGCGACCGCGTCTGCTGGCGCTGTGAGACGCCCGTCGGGCGGCGGGAACTCGACCAGTGGTTCTTCGCGATCACCGACTACGCCGAGGAGTTGTACGAGGGGCTCGACGACCTCGAGGGGTGGCCCGAGGGCGTCCGCGAGATCCAGCGCAACTGGATCGGCCGACAGGAAGGGGCCCGGATCACGTTCGACGTGTCCCGCGACCGGGACGGCGACGACGACCGCGGGGACGACAGTGACGCCGGCACCGTCGACGTGTTCAGCACCCGTCCCGAGACGGTCCACGGCGCGACCTACCTCGCGGTCTCGCCCGGCCACGACCTCGCCCGGGAACTGGCCGAAGACGACGACGCCGTCGCCGACTACGTCGAGACCGTCCGCGACCGGGACCCCGACGAGGTCGGGTTCGACGGCGTCGAGACCGACGCGACCGCCGTCCACCCCCTGACCGGCGCGGAACTGCCGGTCTACGTCGCCGGCTACGTCTTAGCGGACGTCGGGACCGGGGCCGTGATGGGCGTCCCCGCCCACAACGAGCGCGACCACGCCTTCGCCGGCGAACACGACCTGCCGATCGAGCGCGTGATCCGACCCGACGACGACGCCGAGATCGACGTCGAAACCGAGGCCTACACCGGCGAGGGCAGTCTCGAGGAAAGCGGCGAGTACGACGGCACGGAGAGCCAGCGGGCCCGCGAGCGGATCGTCGCGGAGAACGACGCCCTCGAGGACGACGTCACCTACCGGCTGCGGGACTGGCTGATCTCCCGGCAGCGCTACTGGGGGACGCCGATCCCGATCGTCCACTGCGACGACTGCGGGGCGGTCCCCGTCCCCGAGGACGAGCTGCCGGTCGAGCTCCCCGAGTTCGTCCGGACGACCGGCAACCCGCTGGACGCCGCCGAGGAGTGGAAAGCGACGACGTGTCCGGACTGCGGTGCGCCGGCCGAGCGCGAGACGGACACGATGGACACCTTCGTCGACTCCTCGTGGTACTACCTGCGATTCCTCTCGCCCGACCTCGCGGACGCGCCGTTCGACACCGACCGCGCCGACGACTGGATGCCGGTCGACGTCTACGTCGGCGGCGACGAACACGCCGCCTTGCACCTGCTCTATACCCGATTCTTCACGAAGGCGCTGGCCGATCTCGGGCTGCTCGAGGAACGGGAGCCGATCCGGGAACTCAAGAGCCAGGGGACGGTGCTGTACGACGGCGAGAAGATGTCCAGTTCGAAGGGCAACGTCGTCACGCCCGAGGAGTACGGCGCGGAGACGACCCGGCTGTTCGTCCTCTCGGCGGCCCACCCCGAACAGGACTTCGAGTGGACCGCCAACAACGTCCGCGGGGCCTACGACCTCCAGCAGACCCTCTACGGGATGGCGACGGAGTTCGTCGACGAGGGCGACGCCCGCCTCGAGCGCCGGGGCCACGACGACTACGTGGCCCGGGAGATCGACCGCACCATCGCGGCGGCCACCGAGGAGTACGAGCGCTTTCGCTTTCACCGCGCGGCGACCGAGATCCGGGAACTCGCCCGACTGCTGCGCCGGTACCGCGAGTACGACCGGCCCCACGGCGAGGTCTACCGGCGCGGCCTGCTAACGCTGGCCGCGCTGATCGCGCCGATGGCCCCTCACCTCGGCGAGGAGTGCTGGAACAAGCTCCGCGGCGAGGGGCTGGTCGTCGAGGCCGACTGGCCCGAGCCGGACGGCGACGTCGCGGCCTACCAGCGCGAGCGCCGGCTCGTCGATCGCACCCTCGAGGACGTCCGGGACATCGTCGACGTCGCCGACATCGACGAACCCGAGCGGATCGACCTCGTCGTCGCCGCCGACTGGAAGTACCGGGCGGCCGAACTGGTCGCCGATGCCGCCGGCGGCGACGACGGGATCGACGTCGACGGAATCGTCGACCGGCTCTTCGACCACGGCGCGCTCGAGGTCACCGCCGATCGCGAGCGAGTCGCCGCGTTCGTCGGTCGACTCACCGGCCGCGACGGTGGTGACGGCGAGGACGTGCTGCCGGCCGACCGCGAACTGGCCGTCCTCGAACGCGCCGACTGGCTCGTCACCGACGAGTTCGACGCGACCGTCGCCGTCCGCCAGGCCGACGCCGACGACGACCTCGCGGCCAAGGCCCGGCCGGGCAAACCCGCGATCCGCATCGAGTGA
- a CDS encoding Eco57I restriction-modification methylase domain-containing protein: protein MQSPHVRSVHGPFSSAFLERRLPETDEWDAIDEADCRETFDELRRRWERVRESTATDAIEERFVRPAFRTLGLSAVPVESTGPPRSRPDYALLAGDDGVERTARAAGQIRDDSDAVASAVPDTAAAIADVRSWDRDLDGRGAAGDDRPAENPSHRLHVAVQENDVRWGMLTNGRRWRLYDASTSGRLDSYYEVDLPAILEADDREAFRYVYYFFRGVAFRPDADGDCVLDRAADRSAAHAQTLRNDLRETVAEAVAVVAEGFLASPDTALERDDLDEADRELLFEASLTAVYRSLIGVVLERERARSRATERTDGGGLRSCMRSIALGSGASARSDESPDSGDGDGTDAWARLEDRLERSAGVSSSRSVDERSSPSSCFLAAHGVRDDTLSHALDLLARRDGDEREPFVPASLDVRDLGRVYERLLEARLEIADEPLALADGEYVPADGAAVAVDRGEPYLTADGSHRKTSGSYYTPPSIVEYVVDRTVGPLLSEIRADLADHDPGTDAPFADRVADRVFDLAVLDPAMGSGRFLTAVVDALTRELVAARERQARERGLESLAPERGVDWARRRVAQHCVYGVDRRPLAVELATASLRLRTLTADRPPVTLEGHLRAGNALVGSDRDPFGTGAPGRDDPVDWTDATVDLSAPVRDRIALEADPPAAPAELAAGVRSFERDPCCRRLEAIANVRTARAFGLECVPDDAVDRLLAALDGDGDGAWDRLAQTDWFSAAQRAAAADGFLHWRLAFPEQFADPSGRPLADPGFDAVVGNPPWVATAGRADISASLESALRSYLADAFVTTENQFDLYVACYERAVRLSKDGRVGFVVPDSILTREGNAPIREFLLTNAPPSTIVRLGAAFDGVETGAALVVSGGDRSGDATVRCADATDGGDLDALSYESIPVSVFESQDAARFRIYLDAETRRVLSSLEERPALESFIEISRGEEIGKRADSLADSPGTDRRPIAPGAAIRRYGLDADELRYIDPADVAKAQRQYASPKLLLRQTGDALVAAYDADDLATIKSVYNVRLESGSAAELKHLLGVLHSSVLAFYHHYKHAAYRAVFPQLNQSTVESLPVPMADAPDPALVAAVDERRSLTAERSALPLALPDYLDEYRAGPSVGDLSIVRRADGVAATDLAATTTDRPTLKLGSVVVDDGATLQLSATVRYKPDDDAVDTDRWGYTETDPIPALEVTDPNDDWAALLAAFVPHAISTNHGTAGCRRDATKTISPLDRLESLSLPRLEDVADELAAYREARERAAALDARLETLDRRIDERVETLYGLSEAEREIVRREFGSE from the coding sequence ATGCAGTCGCCACACGTTCGCTCCGTTCACGGGCCGTTCTCGAGCGCGTTCCTCGAGCGGCGGCTTCCGGAAACCGACGAGTGGGACGCGATCGACGAGGCCGACTGCCGCGAGACGTTCGACGAACTGCGCCGTCGCTGGGAGCGGGTCCGTGAGTCGACGGCGACCGACGCCATCGAGGAACGATTCGTTCGTCCGGCGTTCCGAACCCTCGGACTGTCGGCCGTCCCGGTCGAGTCGACCGGGCCACCGCGGAGTCGGCCGGACTACGCGCTTCTGGCGGGCGACGACGGGGTCGAGCGTACGGCTCGAGCAGCTGGGCAGATTCGGGACGATTCGGACGCGGTCGCGAGCGCCGTCCCGGATACGGCCGCCGCGATCGCCGATGTCAGGTCGTGGGACCGAGACCTCGACGGGCGCGGGGCCGCCGGGGACGATCGGCCCGCCGAGAACCCCAGTCACAGGCTACACGTCGCCGTACAGGAAAACGACGTTCGCTGGGGCATGCTGACGAACGGCCGGCGGTGGCGGCTCTACGACGCCTCGACAAGCGGCCGGCTGGATTCGTACTACGAGGTCGACCTCCCCGCGATCCTCGAGGCCGACGATCGTGAGGCCTTCAGGTACGTCTACTACTTCTTTCGCGGCGTCGCCTTTCGGCCGGACGCCGACGGCGACTGCGTCCTCGATCGCGCCGCCGACCGGTCGGCCGCCCACGCGCAGACGCTCCGCAACGACCTCCGGGAGACCGTCGCCGAGGCCGTCGCCGTCGTCGCCGAGGGCTTTCTCGCGTCGCCCGACACCGCCCTCGAGCGGGACGATCTCGACGAGGCCGACCGCGAACTGCTCTTCGAGGCTTCTCTCACCGCCGTCTATCGGTCCCTGATCGGCGTCGTCCTCGAACGGGAGCGGGCGCGCTCGCGCGCGACCGAGCGAACCGACGGCGGCGGACTACGGTCGTGCATGCGCTCGATCGCGCTCGGCTCCGGCGCGTCGGCGCGGTCCGACGAGTCACCCGACTCTGGCGACGGCGACGGGACCGACGCCTGGGCGCGCCTCGAGGATCGGCTCGAACGGTCTGCCGGCGTCTCCAGCAGTCGGTCCGTAGACGAACGCTCGAGCCCCTCATCGTGCTTTCTCGCCGCACACGGTGTCCGCGACGATACCCTGTCGCACGCGCTCGACCTGCTCGCCCGACGGGACGGGGACGAACGCGAGCCGTTCGTCCCCGCGTCGCTCGACGTCCGCGACCTCGGACGCGTCTACGAACGGCTGCTCGAGGCGCGCCTCGAAATCGCCGACGAACCGCTCGCGCTGGCCGACGGCGAGTACGTCCCAGCCGACGGGGCCGCCGTCGCCGTCGACCGGGGGGAGCCGTATCTCACCGCCGACGGAAGCCACCGGAAGACCTCGGGCTCGTACTACACGCCGCCGTCCATCGTCGAGTACGTCGTCGACCGGACCGTCGGGCCGCTCCTGTCGGAAATCCGCGCCGATCTCGCCGACCACGATCCCGGGACGGACGCGCCGTTCGCGGATCGGGTCGCCGACCGCGTGTTCGATCTCGCCGTCCTCGACCCCGCGATGGGCAGCGGCCGCTTCCTGACCGCGGTCGTCGACGCGCTCACCCGGGAACTCGTCGCCGCACGGGAACGACAGGCCCGCGAGCGGGGACTCGAGTCGCTCGCCCCCGAGCGCGGCGTCGACTGGGCCCGCCGACGGGTCGCCCAGCACTGCGTCTACGGCGTCGACCGCCGTCCGCTCGCGGTGGAACTGGCGACCGCGTCGCTCCGACTCCGGACGCTGACCGCCGACCGGCCCCCCGTGACCCTCGAGGGCCACCTCCGGGCCGGGAACGCGCTGGTCGGCAGCGACCGCGATCCGTTCGGGACGGGGGCCCCGGGACGGGACGACCCGGTCGACTGGACCGACGCGACCGTCGATCTCTCCGCGCCCGTTCGGGATCGCATCGCCCTCGAGGCCGACCCGCCCGCCGCTCCCGCGGAACTGGCGGCCGGCGTCCGCTCGTTCGAGCGTGATCCGTGCTGTCGGCGACTCGAGGCGATCGCGAACGTCCGGACCGCCCGCGCGTTCGGCCTCGAGTGCGTCCCCGACGACGCGGTCGACCGGTTGCTGGCCGCGCTCGACGGCGACGGCGACGGGGCGTGGGATCGACTCGCGCAGACCGACTGGTTCAGCGCCGCACAGCGGGCCGCCGCGGCCGACGGCTTCCTCCACTGGCGGCTGGCGTTTCCGGAGCAGTTCGCCGATCCATCCGGCCGCCCGCTCGCGGACCCCGGCTTCGACGCGGTCGTCGGCAACCCGCCCTGGGTGGCGACCGCGGGCCGGGCCGACATCAGCGCGTCGCTCGAATCCGCGCTTCGCTCGTACCTCGCGGACGCGTTCGTCACGACCGAGAACCAGTTCGACCTCTACGTCGCCTGCTACGAACGGGCGGTCCGCCTGTCGAAAGACGGGCGCGTCGGGTTCGTCGTCCCCGACTCGATCCTCACCCGCGAGGGCAACGCGCCCATCAGGGAGTTCCTCCTGACGAACGCCCCGCCGTCGACGATCGTTCGCCTCGGCGCGGCGTTCGACGGCGTCGAAACGGGCGCGGCGCTCGTCGTCAGCGGCGGCGATAGATCAGGCGACGCTACGGTCCGCTGTGCCGACGCGACCGACGGGGGCGACCTCGACGCGCTGTCCTACGAGTCGATCCCCGTCTCGGTCTTCGAGTCACAGGACGCCGCCCGGTTTCGCATCTATCTGGACGCCGAGACGCGACGCGTCCTCTCGTCGCTCGAGGAACGGCCGGCGCTGGAGTCGTTCATCGAGATCTCCCGCGGCGAGGAGATCGGCAAACGGGCTGATTCCCTCGCCGACAGCCCGGGGACGGACCGCCGCCCGATCGCGCCCGGCGCTGCGATCCGGCGGTACGGACTCGACGCGGACGAACTCCGATACATCGATCCGGCCGACGTGGCGAAAGCGCAGCGGCAATACGCGAGTCCCAAACTCCTCCTTCGACAGACCGGCGACGCCCTCGTCGCCGCCTACGACGCCGACGACCTCGCCACGATCAAGTCGGTATACAACGTCCGACTCGAGTCGGGATCCGCGGCCGAACTGAAACACCTGCTCGGGGTCCTGCACTCGTCGGTACTCGCTTTCTATCACCACTACAAACACGCGGCCTATCGCGCCGTCTTCCCCCAACTCAACCAGTCCACCGTCGAATCGCTACCCGTCCCGATGGCCGACGCCCCCGATCCGGCACTCGTCGCGGCCGTCGACGAACGGCGTTCGCTGACCGCCGAGCGATCCGCTCTCCCGCTGGCGCTTCCCGACTACCTCGACGAGTACCGGGCCGGCCCGTCGGTCGGCGACCTCTCCATCGTCCGTCGAGCCGACGGCGTGGCAGCGACGGACCTCGCGGCGACGACGACCGATCGTCCGACCCTGAAACTCGGCTCCGTTGTCGTCGACGACGGCGCGACGCTCCAACTCTCGGCGACCGTCCGGTACAAGCCCGACGACGACGCCGTCGACACCGATCGCTGGGGGTACACCGAAACCGATCCCATCCCCGCCCTCGAGGTCACCGATCCCAACGACGACTGGGCGGCGCTGCTCGCGGCGTTCGTCCCTCACGCGATCTCGACGAACCACGGGACTGCCGGGTGCAGACGCGACGCGACGAAGACGATCTCCCCGCTCGACCGCCTCGAATCGCTGTCCCTGCCCCGACTCGAGGACGTCGCCGACGAGCTCGCGGCCTATCGCGAGGCCCGGGAGCGTGCGGCGGCGTTAGACGCGCGACTCGAGACCCTCGACCGGCGGATCGACGAGCGAGTCGAGACGTTGTACGGCCTCTCGGAGGCGGAGCGCGAGATCGTCCGACGCGAGTTCGGCAGCGAGTAA
- a CDS encoding HalOD1 output domain-containing protein, which translates to MVEGGDTVVDPSNRPPSQAVIEAVAEAEGVPPEDLAPPAYEPLHAVVDPDALDALFAARSEGADRPGGTVSFRFCSYDVTVDGDGRVTLEESIEPAD; encoded by the coding sequence ATGGTGGAGGGTGGCGATACCGTTGTCGATCCGTCGAACCGGCCGCCGAGTCAGGCGGTGATCGAAGCCGTCGCCGAGGCCGAAGGCGTCCCGCCGGAGGACCTCGCCCCGCCGGCGTACGAACCGCTGCACGCCGTTGTCGACCCCGACGCGCTCGACGCGCTCTTCGCGGCCCGATCGGAGGGCGCGGACCGACCGGGCGGCACCGTCTCGTTTCGCTTCTGTAGCTACGACGTGACCGTCGATGGGGACGGACGGGTCACGCTCGAGGAGTCGATCGAGCCGGCAGACTGA
- a CDS encoding DUF420 domain-containing protein, giving the protein MATADARRRLRERPKGATIVLTIVGYALVLGTFLLDVPIYPDLTNEQVNLLSHLIAGINTTATIVLTLGWYWIRNGEVEKHRLAMVSGFVLILGFLVVYLLKVGGGGTKEFVGPDPVYYAYLIMLAIHIVLSIVSVPVVLYALILGLTHTPAELRRTAHARIGRIAAAAWILSLFLGVVTYVLLNHAFDYEFAAMLVPALF; this is encoded by the coding sequence ATGGCAACCGCTGACGCGAGACGGCGACTCCGGGAGCGGCCGAAGGGCGCGACGATCGTCCTGACCATCGTCGGCTACGCGCTGGTACTCGGCACCTTCCTGCTGGACGTGCCGATCTACCCCGACCTGACGAACGAGCAGGTCAACCTGCTCTCGCATCTCATCGCGGGCATCAACACCACCGCGACGATCGTGTTGACGCTCGGCTGGTACTGGATCCGCAACGGCGAGGTCGAGAAACACCGGCTGGCGATGGTCTCGGGATTCGTCCTGATCCTGGGCTTTCTGGTCGTCTACCTGCTCAAGGTCGGCGGCGGCGGCACCAAGGAGTTCGTCGGTCCCGACCCCGTCTACTACGCCTACCTCATCATGCTCGCGATCCACATCGTCCTCTCGATCGTTTCCGTCCCCGTGGTCCTCTACGCACTGATCCTCGGGCTGACCCACACGCCCGCGGAACTCCGTCGGACGGCCCACGCCCGGATCGGACGGATCGCCGCCGCCGCGTGGATTCTGAGTCTGTTCCTCGGGGTCGTCACCTACGTCCTGCTCAACCACGCCTTCGACTACGAGTTCGCGGCGATGCTCGTCCCGGCGCTGTTCTGA